The following proteins come from a genomic window of Bacillus sp. Marseille-P3661:
- a CDS encoding DUF2306 domain-containing protein translates to MFNLVLFSHIATGFICLISGIFAMSAKKKKGKHTVSGEIYHWSYVLVFLSTVVMSIIHWEESAYLFYIGVFSYALALLGYLAVKIKWKNWLSNHIGGMLGSYIGIVTATIVVNSPRVPLLNEIPVLIFWFLPTIIGTPFIIKVGNKYKAKRGKGHTSHL, encoded by the coding sequence TTGTTTAATTTAGTTTTATTTTCACATATTGCAACAGGTTTCATCTGTCTGATAAGTGGTATCTTTGCGATGTCTGCTAAGAAAAAGAAAGGCAAACATACTGTTTCGGGTGAGATTTATCATTGGTCATATGTTCTTGTGTTCCTATCAACTGTCGTGATGTCGATTATTCATTGGGAGGAAAGTGCTTATCTTTTCTATATTGGAGTTTTTTCCTATGCACTTGCTCTGCTTGGATATCTAGCTGTAAAAATAAAGTGGAAAAATTGGCTAAGTAACCATATTGGCGGTATGCTTGGATCTTATATTGGAATCGTAACCGCTACAATTGTCGTTAACAGCCCCAGAGTTCCGTTATTAAACGAAATTCCGGTTCTAATTTTTTGGTTTTTACCAACAATTATTGGTACACCATTTATAATTAAGGTAGGTAATAAGTATAAAGCGAAACGGGGAAAGGGGCATACTTCACATCTATAA
- a CDS encoding guanylate kinase encodes MYQIKEKERIFIYTGPDGSGRKTLGKMVATAFDMETVLSYTTRPPRHYEINGEDYHFVSKETFLKMQEQGEFLESVEIDGNHYGIREIDIIETFKEHNLVYMALNPEGAEKLKQMYGEKVVRIFIYANRETVIERQKKRQDGESEIQRHMSHYDETMNYKNQCEHIFENYDLPQVSFQISELIESYLERNLIETDY; translated from the coding sequence ATGTATCAAATTAAAGAAAAAGAAAGAATTTTCATTTATACTGGCCCTGATGGTTCTGGAAGAAAAACTCTAGGAAAAATGGTCGCAACTGCCTTCGATATGGAAACCGTTCTCTCGTATACCACTCGTCCCCCACGCCATTATGAAATCAACGGAGAAGACTATCACTTTGTTTCTAAAGAAACTTTTCTAAAAATGCAGGAACAGGGCGAATTCCTTGAAAGTGTTGAAATTGATGGAAATCATTACGGAATTCGTGAAATTGATATTATAGAAACCTTTAAAGAACATAATTTAGTTTATATGGCTCTTAATCCTGAAGGAGCTGAAAAATTAAAACAAATGTATGGTGAAAAGGTAGTTCGCATTTTTATTTATGCCAACCGCGAAACAGTCATCGAGAGACAAAAGAAACGCCAAGATGGTGAGTCAGAGATCCAGCGCCATATGTCTCATTATGATGAAACAATGAATTATAAAAATCAATGTGAGCATATTTTTGAAAATTATGATTTGCCACAGGTTTCCTTTCAAATTAGCGAATTAATTGAATCGTATTTAGAAAGAAATTTGATTGAAACGGATTACTAA